The following is a genomic window from Lagenorhynchus albirostris chromosome 2, mLagAlb1.1, whole genome shotgun sequence.
GTTACAACTGGGCAAACACAAACGTAGAGTTCAAATAACCAACTGCCAAAGGCAGTGTTTCTTGCTGACTCCAGAATCCCTCACCTCACCACTCTACCACGCACCTGCTTATTTGAGTAAGTTCTCTAATCAGCAGGAGTTGAAAGCATCCCAGGCTGCACCTCTATGTCTACTGGGTGAGCAGTGGAAATGGAGTGTCAGAGGACAGGACTGTGCAGTCTAGAAAAGAGGATAGGGATTGTCCTCAACTCCTGAGTGGTTCCTCTGAGCCAGGCACTGCCTGAGCACTTCACTGACTCAATTATCATCTCATCCTCATAATACATTTGAGAACTGGATATTATTATGCCAATTTTTATAATTGAGGAGACTCAGAGAGTTATGTTTACTTACTTGAGGCTTCAAGGAATATTGGAGGGCAGAGATTTGATCTCAAGTCCTGATGATTCCTTTCCAACCTCTCTAATCCACTAGGGGAAGAGTAGGCTCCACAAAACTGATCAAAGACTCCTGGGCTTTTGACCGTAAGTATACCTTCACCTACCTTTCTCCAACCCAGGACtagaaagcaaatgaaaaaaaaaaaaaagcctagattCCTTTCATCAAATTGCCTTCCTTTTGTGAGCTGGATTATAAATTGGCAATTAGGAAGAAAAGGGAGTAGATTAATTCTCACCATAATCTCCCAAGATGAATACTGATTTCCTTATTTTACAATGAAAGAATTTGTACTCAGAGAGTGAAGAAACTTTGTCATGTCGATGAAAATTCAATTAGctgtcaagaagaaaaagaaagaattttattccagtcaaactgaggattataaccgGGGAGGCAagttctcagaaagctctgagaactgttccgcTTGTTAGAAGTCAAAGGCATAGTCATGTACATTTTCGAGACAAAGGATCATACAACAGAATGACATACTGACATTTTACATAAAGTTTACCAAGGATATATAGTCCAGGTAAGTACGTACAAAGCAAGCAGCAAGTCACCATGACCCCCTACAGACCTGGGAAAGAACACTATTCTTTGGAGAAGTTACATTGCTAGcgtgagaagaaagaaaaaaaaattgatctttatgGTTGAACAGGCACTCCTGTCTTTGAGGAGCTGTGGTTAATGTGTAATGCAGATGCACACTGCAcatcagggagggaggaggcccaaataaacacacagagagcagtttatgtttcattttttcttgtcctgccttaaaatGGAAACTTTATTTCATCAGTCAAAATTAGATAGCAATTATTAGAAGCAGGAGGGATGAATGCATCATTGTTTGATATTTATGGAGATTATCAAGATGTAAAACAATTTGTATTCAGATATTTATCCCTGGCCTTTTCTGGACTATTCTTTTAAAGGATTCAAAGTCAAAATTTGTAGATGGATCTCCTTCCTCAAAGTTTGTATTTGGGGTATTCTAGTCCTTGTGGGGTTTGAGGAACTTTGCACTGGTTTACCATAAATGTTGAAAAATTCTCCTTTGCCTTTCTCTCATGAAGTCTTCTTGGAGCAGACCCCATCTGAGGCCACATTCACAGATCTGGATTATCCCTCCAAAGGAGGTAAGGGAGAATCCCAAGATTCCAGCACCCTGGGGAGACTCTGGGTGCTCCTTTCAGTTGTGTCAAATTCCCACCTTTGCAACTTGTTCCATTCAGGAAGTCAAAGGTAAATCTTGTCCAGAAAACAGATTGGGAATCCCTTTGACTGTCCTGATGTATGTGAGTCAGGCTTCTCCACTAGGCCATACAATCTCTGTCCCTGGAGATCTTCCTGAGCAAAGAAAACTGACGTCTCACAGACCTGCACACTTACATCAGTATGTCTAACTGTGGCACGCACTTTTATACTCATGATTTTGAATGTCATCTTTGCATTCTTTGAAGGACAACTTTTCCCAGTTTTTCAAAGGGGGTGACTGATGCTGagaaagaaacttgcccaaggtcactcagctggtgCAGATAATCTGTTTTAAAGTCTGGTGGAACACAAAGCTTTGCTCTCTCCGCAAATGGAACAAGTTGCAAACGTGGGCATTTGGATGGAGTGATATGAGCGCTGAGGGTAGAAGGTTGGTGGGGAGAAGTGGGGCTGGCTTCACATTGAAGAAGGAACCACATTGACGCTTCCCAACATCCCGCAACTGAAAGGAACATTTTTCTCCCACTGGGTAGCTAAGGGCCACAAGCAACTGGAGACAGATGTCCAGTGCTGAGGACAGTCACCACGTTTCAGAATTGCCCTTGTATTGAATCCAGGCGCTTATCATTTATATCAGCCAGGTCCCGGCAAGAAACAGGTACATATTCAAGAGGGATGACTggagagaataaatgaaagaaccaTGTGCAAAGGTGTGAACAGGATTAAAGGTGAACACCCAGGTCAGCTACACTAGAAACAGTTGAAATACTGCCCCCAGGCCTGAAGGGGCAGGGAAAGGGTGATGTTACTGGAACCTAGTCTTAGAAGAGGGGACAGCCAACAGAAGCTGAGGCTTCATGGAGAGAAACCCAGTCACTGCCTACCAGGGCTTGGCAGGTAAATTACTGTTTTGCCCCTTTCTTCTCATCCTTTAATATTCCCCTGGTGCCTCCCACTGGCCAAGCCTAATGAGGACCTGAGGGCCGGAGGGCACTTTCACGCAGTGCATTACGCTTCTCAGGGCCCAGGGCAGGAAAAAGAAGTACTCtggaaagtgaaatgaagaatatCTGTCACACCACCTTGCAAAACCAtaactcattaattttttaataccaGCCTCTCTTCAAGCACTTTCTACAtactgtctcatttaattttgtgtagattaaaagtaaagtatgtgcatatatgtatgagTGCATGAATGTGGGCACACCCATGCAtgcacacagatatacacacacacacacacacacagcctgcaTGGCTTTGGCAATTCAATCAGTGCTTCTGCTTAGGTGAAGCAACCCCACCATCCAAGAGGGTTGAATTATTTTGGTAGATGTTAATAttgcagcattttaaaaagctggaTTAGAAAATAGCAGTCATTAGCGTCCAGCGTGCTTGGATCCAGGCTGTtgacagggaggggaggaaggttgGGCTGCAGCCTTTGCTGTGCTTCTCAGTTCTTCTCTGTCACTGTCTGCATGGGCGGTGTGTGAGCAGGAAGCCAGGGTGGGCTCCGTGAAAACAGGATTATAGTGCAAAGCCCTCATCGCAGCCCGCGTGCCATGGAGCCAGGGACACAACTGGACCTGGACCAGCAGCTGGGTAGTTGGCAGAGGGAGCCTTGCGTGGTTCTGCCTCACTCACTCGGGGAACGATATGAAATCAGACTCATTCTCAGGGAATGAACATGCACCTAACCCTGTGGTTCTAGACTTTGTTATGCATGAAAGTCAcggtgggagtggggggtgggggagctcattaaaaacacagattccaGGGCCCCGTCCCCAGGGATTGCACTTCAGTAGGGTTGATGGGGCCCCAGGAATCTGCCTTTAGCACATTTTTCCATAAATATGATGCAGGTAGTCTGTGGACCTCACTTTGAGAAATGCTGATTTGGAGTGGTCATGTGTTTTTAGAGTTGGGAGAGATAATAGGTTTCCTAGGTGACCAAGTCCATcatctgcaggccagaaaggttaagtgagtGTACAACCCCAAAGGAAGTACAAGTGCGTCCCTGCGGGAATGAGAGCAAGAGAGTGAATCTTAGTTAAGGTAGTCAGGCAAGATCAGAGGAAGCGGCAGACAGACAGTGCTGGGGAAGCAACTGGCAGAGACAATGGAAATACTGTCTCCCTGGAGAGGAAAGTCACCTTCAGGGAGGCTCCTGCCCCTGCCTGCTGCAGAATGGGCTTGTTAAATGTGCACGAGCTACAGGACACATTCGTCGAGTCTCATGATGCCAAGTCCTCCACACCCCTGAGAAACCCGGCAGGGGTGATGGGACTGACTGTCAGAGCAATGTGGGGTGCTTCAGACCCTCAATTTGGAAGTGGGAGACATGGGTTGAGATCCAGACCCTGTCACCCAATATGTCTGTAAGTTGGGCCATTACTTCTCAAAGCCTCCATTTCCAAACtggtaaagtggaaataataaggCCAGCTTTCCCGCCTCCGATCAACGCAAGGATGAACTGATTCATGCTACAGCCCTGCCAATGGAAGAGACTAAATagttactgagtgcctactagcTGCTAGATCATGTGGATTATATGCATAGCTTTAAGCATTTAAAAGCCGATTTCAAATTAGGAAATGTGACTTGGAATGACACCACTTCAGTGCTTTctgaatgaattattttctttttttcctcatctgtatccaTATCTTTCCAACAGGACATTCCTTTCAGCAGTGTTCTCTAGCAGATCATAAGCTCTTGATTACATGTATTCTGATTTCAACATGTTGTTTCACTTACAAGCACATAATCTATTTACTAAAGTGATACTTCCAGCAGCCTCCATGTCTCTGGGCTTCATTCATCCTCACAGATCCCCAAATACTAATTCGGCACTTAGACCTACCAGCTTCCTTCCATGAGCGTCTCAGAACAAACATGGCTTGGCTCTCCCTTCCCAACCTTGGTTCCAGTGCACGTGAACGCCTCCTTCTCCACCATGAAGGCGCTTCCTCCCGCCTGCTGCTTCCGGAACTCCTAAATTCTCCCTCACTCTCTGCCTTCATTGCTCAGCCCTGCAACTCACTCTCAGTGACCTCTGCCATCCACACTCATCACATGGACTAACGGAGCCCCTGAAAGTGGTGAAACAACACCCTCCCAGTTTTGCTCATTCCCAGGCTAATTCCGCCAGTCACATCTCTGCACAAGGATACTCAGCTGCCTGCAGAACCCCAGGCCGCTCATCACACCGATTTGCCTAACGATCCCCTCCGCTCCAGTGTCTAGTGTTTTTCTGAGGTGATAATGACAACCTACGTTTGTGTCCAGCATTATAATTTACAAAGGCTTTGCCAGACGACAATTTGATATGATTCTCACAATCATCGCATGGTGGCTATtatctctcattttacagataataaaacAGGTTTGTctaactcagtggttctcaaccagagaTGATTTTATTCCCCAGGGAATGtgtggcaatgtctggaggtATTTTTGGTTATCACATTTTGGAGAGGGGAGacctactggcatctagtggatagaggccagggatgctactacACATCCTATAATGTACAGGACAGTCTCCACAACAAGGAACATATTGAATGATTCCTtttgtatgaaatatccagaatagacaaatccatagagacagaaagcaattTTGTGGTTACCTAGGGCTAAAGGTTGAGGAAAAATGGAGCGtgattgctaatgggtacagaatttcttgTTGgatgacaaaaatgttctaaaattgatcgTGGTGATGGTAGTAGAACTCTATGAATATACCAAAAGTCATTGAATTATATACCTTCAATGGCGAACCGTATGGTGTAtgaagtatatctcaataaagctattagaaggaggagaaggagaagaaagaaaaggagacaaaaaggaaaaggaagaagaatcaTCAAGGCATTGGAATACTCATTGGCAGAGTCTCTCCAAAACATCTCAAGTTCATTACTACTAGGAAATGAGACAGTCCAGTGATTATGCTGTGGGCTCTGGGATAAGTATGATTGAGCTGGGGTCAGATAGGCGTTAGCATGACTGTGTTACTCCTTACCAAGTGACTCCTGAAATTGAGGTAGAGTTTTCTGATATAACTTGTGTGTAGTGGTTCTACAGCATGCATCaggtcacctggagggcttgcaAAAATGAATCTGGCTGGGTGGCACCCCAGAAtgcctgattcagtaggtctggagtcgGGCCAGAGAATTTGAGTTTCTAACAAGttttcaggtgatgctgatgctgcggGCCCTagaaccacactttgaaaactacTGATCTAATACTGAGTTCTTGATGTTCCCCAGGGCCTACTGAGCATACTTTGCCAACAACAGCAGAAATTCATGGTGCAAATTAATTAGTATGTGTGATTTAATATTAATAAccttatcaatattttatttggcgattattattattaatcttttctttttttttgtggtacgcgggcctctcactgttgtggcctcttccattgtggagcacaggctccggacgcgcaggctcagcggccatggctcacgggcccagccgctccgcggcatgtgggaccttcccagaccggggcacgaacccgtgtcccctgcatcggcaggcggactctcaaccactgtgccaccagggaagcctggcaatTATTTCTAAATGTTGATATATAATTAGTGGACTGCAGTTTTGATGAAATGATGAAAGGAATCACAGTCTaggaatcagaagacctggggGTCATGCCCTTCCGGCCCTAGGAATTTGAACCAAAAAAGTTCCTGAccacagtttcctcacctgtgaaaaaCAAATCCCAATAATGCCTCACTAATATATACAAGGCTGTGAGAAAGATAATATGATAACCTAGTTGAAAATGCATGGCAAATTGCATATGCGTTAAACGTACATTCTTAATGTCTGCTCAGGACAACCAGTCTCTAGGAAACCTCCAGCAATGGGCTGCAAGTCCTCAGTTTCTAGAATCCCCTGCGACACTGCATGAGTTAGGATGCTATCAACTCTAAGTAACAAGAATCTATACCCAAACTAGACTAAACTCTAAAGATGTTTACTTGTGCACATTACAGGGTGTCTAGCCATGGAAGCTGTAAACTGTAAGATAAAAGGGGTCTGCAGAGAATGGGGAACAGGAAGGGCCTGGAAATTGTTGGGAAATGAACGTGTGATAAAGATGAGTGCTTACAATGATTTGCATTGTCTCTTGGAGCTCTTTAAATCTTAAGGCATATCCAGAATGCAGGATATAACTCATGAGCATCAGGACGATCCGTTTTAAAACCTCTAcagtagtggttctcaaccttggctgtacATGCAAATCATACAGGAAGGTTTTAAAGGATACTCTTGTCTGGGCCTGGTTCAAAAGCTTCTGATCTGATGGATCTGGGATGAGACTCAGACACTGGTGTCTTTCAAAAGTTCCCCAGGTAATGCTTAAGTGCTGACAGGGTTGAGAATAATTGCTCCAGCATATCATAAACCAAAGTGGTTGCCCTAAGCTTGGAGGACTCCAGTTGCCAGCACTGGGGAGTTACTTAGGGATAAGAGTGATAGGACAGTGGTCCCtaatctttttggcaccaggaaccgGTTTCAAGGAAGACAGGTTTTCCACGGACcggcgggggaggggagcgggggagCTGggaatggtttcaggatgattcaagtgctttctatttattgtgcactttatttctattattattaccttgtaatatataatgaaataattatacaactaaccataatgctgacaggaggtggagctcaggtggtaatgagaGCAATGAGAAGCAGCTGTAAACACAGATGAATCTTCGCTCACTCACCCGccattcacctcctgctgtgtggccaggttcctaacaggctgcagaccgGTACAGTCtgcagcccaggggttggggacccctgttatTGGAGAAGGTGGTACTAAAACAAACTGGGACTCATGCTTAGTCAGCCCAgagcctcttcccctccctttgaTAACTACATCCTCAGAGCAAATTACATGCtcgacacacacacaaatacacatacatgttTGCTTTCCTCCCATGTGTAACTTTCTCCTTCAAGGTTACCTTAATTTAGCCTGAATGCCATCTGGTAAATGTGCTATAAATTGACAAGGGGTGGACTTCATAgcgtgatttttttcccctggatcCACATTCCTTTAGGaaagtggttcttaaactttggTGTGAATAAGAATCACGTGGaagaattttttaatgtagataCCTGGGCATCACCTGTGAGGTtatgatttagtaggtctggagcccaggaatctgcattttaacaatctTCACAGGAGCTTGAGAAATCATTGGTCTACAACCACAATTTTAAGAAACTTCCTGAGGGACAGCCCTGATGAAAAATGGGAAATACTACCCACTTAGGGGATGCCCAAAGGGCTCAAGAAATTTGAACAGCTAAATCACCAAAGAAAACAGACAGatgaccaataaacacatgaaaagatgctcaaaatcattagtcattatagaaatgcaaatcaaaacctcactGAAATACTACTGGAAACTAGTAACttgttaaaatggttaaaataaaagaaactgcaATTTTTCTGGGAGGGATGCACTATAGTTCAGCACTTGAGAAATCgggtagtttcttacaaagttaaatatacacttaatCCAGTACtctcactcctaggtatttgcccaaatgaaataaaaatttcttctcACAAAAACCTATTCATGGACGTTTATAGTAGTTTTATTCATAACTACTAAAcactgggaaagaaaaacaaatgtctttCAACTGGTAAATGTATAAGCAGTCTGTAGTACAGCCATAACATAGAATACCACTCAACAGTgtaaaggaatgaactattgacacTAACacacaacaatatggatggatccAGAAAGCATTTTTCCTAGTGAAAGGAGTCAGACAAAAGgcaacatattgtatgattccatctatttgacatcctggaaaaggcaaaactacagtgacggaaagtagatcagtggttaccaggggctgggtaTTGGGAAGGATTTGACTACCAAAGGGCATAAGGGGACTAGAGGGTTGAGGGAACTGTTCTGTGTCTTGATTATGGTACTGGTTGAACGACTGTATGCTGAATATAGAAGAgatgaattttattatatgtaagttatacctcattaaaaagaaaactcaacaCAGAGGGGAAAACCACCGAAGGATAAAAAGTGGCTGTATTCAAATTAAACTCATGACGTATTTGTCAGCCGAGCATGGTTTCTAGGTGTAGATGGGTCCAATTTCAGCAGCTCAGAAGGATGTTTAAATGTAGCAATAATGCCCAACTTATCTCTCCAGGGGCCCATAGTACTTCCATATGTGACTTAAAAATTCTCAGAGTAGCCTGCAAACTGGCATTCCATGCTTATAACTCAGGGTTAAAAGATGTTGGGCTGAGAACTTAAAGTAGGTATCTAGCCTTGCAGAAATGTGAATAACTCTGACCCTTCAACCTATTATTTTGGTGTTTTGAAATCACTTTCTGCATATTTGTGTGGTCCTGGAAGGCTGGTTTGGAGAACAAATACAGGGGTTTGctagtggtggggggtggggtagggaagaGAGAAGTGAAGTGCTAAGAGATGAGGGACAAATTTGCTCCTTTTTTCAAGTGAATGTTTCTGAGGTGTGTGAAGCCATTTGCTTTTATAATCTATCTGCTAAGTTGTTCCTCCTCTAGGGAGTTTCTTCCATTTGCATGTTCCTTACGTTTTCTTAGAATTCCACCTTAAAACAAACTGAATGTACTTATGGCCAATATCTCGGCGCTGAAAAGTTTTGCTTAAACGATGACACACTGCAGTTGGAGCCTGCTTGCTCGCCCACATCTGGAAGCCACATGTCAGCAGCAGCTGTATAAAACCAGCAGCCCAGCAGACATAGGGTGACATTTTTTGCCAGAAACCCAGACAGCATGGACCTCACTCTTCTGTGGGTGCTTCTGCCACTGGTCACCGTGACCTGGGGGCAGTATGAAGACTATGGGTACCCATATCAGCAGTACCAAGACTATAGTGATGATGGGTGGGTGAATCTGAACCGGCAGGGCTTCAGCTACCAGTGTCCCCATGGGCAGGTGGTGGTGGCCGTGAGGAGCATCTTCAACAAGAAGGAAGGTTCTGACAGACAGTGGAACTACGCCTGCATGCCCACACCTCAGAGCCTGGGGGAGCCTACAGAATGCTGGTGGGAGGAGATCAACAGGGCTGGAATGGAATGGTAAGAGCCAGCGGGCTGCACACGGCCGGTATTATCGCAGCATATCCCTCTCACTGGGGGACGCTTGGTGCTCAGGGAACAGCACTTACTAGAGACTGGGCAAGTTCTACCAGGAACCTTTCCATTGCATGTTCTGGGTGGGGCAGGGTCACTGCTGAGCAGACCGCATTACAGGACAAAAACCCAGAATGGGGGGGTGTCCATGGCAGATGGACTCTTCTGTGGTTCTGTTCCTTCCAGAAGCAGCCCTACTCTCAGTTTGGTCCAGGACTAGTAGGGGTCTGCGAAACGTTTACCAGTTCGCCAAAAGTTAAGTACAGAAATTCAAAGTATTTACGGAACTTTATAGCAATTTAACATTATTGTGACATCCAAGTGACATTTTAGTTTGGTAGTAATTTATTTTGACTGTTTTACAAAAGTATTGGTACCCAATAGTTTGgggaaaataaacaatgggacgtTCACCACAGACAGTTTGAGAAATATTGATATAGAGCAAACGAATGGGGAGAGGGGTCAAAGAAGCTTAGGCAAAGAGAAGTGAAATTAAATAGCTCTCTCCTGCCCCGATTAAATGTGCTCTCTCAGTTTTGAGTACCAAGGTCCTTCTCTCTGTCTGAATTTAAAATGGGTTTCATTGCTGGGAAATAGTTTACTAAAGTCTTTTGGGGAGAAGGACTGTTCTCTTCTGACTGGACTCTGCCATGGTTAATGACATGGAAGTGGTCTGCGCCTGTGTCTTCACTGTGGGGTGTGACTGTCTCACCCTAGTACTTGGTCAGAGCCCATCCTAGGTGCTATGGTCTGTGAGGCCAGTTAATCACAGCAGCCAGGATGAAAGCAGGACCACTGGGTGGGTCGGAGGAATGGGTGGAAGCAGACCCTGTGGAAGGCTGGCCTGGGGAAGAGGAAGCCCAACTGGCAGGCTGTTGTTATGGTAACTGTAGAGAGAAGATTCTTTGAGGACTCCCAGCATGCATGGGGTGTAATGGGGGTTAGGGATGGTCAAGCAGAAAACTCTGAGGGTCACTCCAGCAGCACACAGAGCAATGATGGGAGATCAAGAGGAAAAGACTGATGGGTGGAGGGGACCtctcagtaataaaaacagtggCCATTGATTGAGTGCTTACCCTGAGCAAGCACCATGCTGGGGGATTtctatgcattatctcatttaatgctcaaaaCAAATCTCTAAGTCATTTTATAGGTAGATAGAACGCAGTCTAGAGATCAGGGGTTTCCTCAGCTGGGAAGTGGTAGAGCAAGGATTTGGATTCAGTGAGTCTCAGCTCCAAAGTATATGCGCTTAGCCCTGGTGATGGGTGAGACAGACTTGAGAGTCTGCTCCCTCTGCCCATTGTGGGCTCAGTCAGCACAGCCAGGGCCACAG
Proteins encoded in this region:
- the DPT gene encoding dermatopontin; the encoded protein is MDLTLLWVLLPLVTVTWGQYEDYGYPYQQYQDYSDDGWVNLNRQGFSYQCPHGQVVVAVRSIFNKKEGSDRQWNYACMPTPQSLGEPTECWWEEINRAGMEWYQTCSNNGLVAGFQSRYFESVLDREWQFYCCRYSKRCPYSCWLTTEYPGHYGEEMDMISYNYDYYIRGATTTFSPVERDRQWKFIMCRMTDYNCEFENV